One Malania oleifera isolate guangnan ecotype guangnan chromosome 10, ASM2987363v1, whole genome shotgun sequence genomic region harbors:
- the LOC131166914 gene encoding uncharacterized protein LOC131166914 isoform X3: MIGTVSIAQPVAIRFSMTASGAFGIASNVKNYYASVDHLKGKVLKKKLNSIIAAHQSLPYKKVWDALKILDAADVDNPEASSGVVEVYSLRVVSKLLAGKPDGWNREHLWPRSYGLTYSSFTDLHNIRPADVNVNSSRGNKYYGECPLNSTKCLKPANREASSDTETDEERWAPPVKVRGDVARALMYMAVCYGFRQPSGGHILHLSDSPSIENREMGLLSTLLKWNEVDPPSREEKLRNQRICKLYQHNRNPFVDHPEYANLIWKQIIQSHRRFYPPAAKV, translated from the exons ATGATTGGTACCGTCTCCATCGCACAACCAGTTGCAATTCGATTTTCAATGACTGCATCAG GGGCTTTTGGAATTGCATCCA ATGTTAAGAATTACTATGCCTCTGTGGACCATTTGAAAGGTAAAGTTCTCAAGAAAAAATTGAATTCCATCATTGCTGCTCACCAGTCCTTACCCTACAAAAAG GTATGGGATGCCCTCAAGATTCTTGATGCCGCTGATGTTGATAATCCGGAAGCTTCATCAGGGGT AGTTGAAGTTTACTCCTTAAGAGTTGTCTCAAAGCTCTTAGCAGGAAAACCAGACGGATGGAACA GGGAACATCTGTGGCCGCGCTCTTATGGTCTAACTTATTCATCCTTTACTGACTTACATAATATTCGCCCAGCAGATGTGAATG TGAATTCATCGAGGGGAAACAAGTACTATGGAGAATGCCCTCTTAACTCAACTAAATGCTTGAAGCCAGCAAACAGGGAAGCTTCTTCTGACACAGAAACAGACGAGGAGAGATGGGCACCGCCTGTGAAG GTCAGAGGAGATGTTGCAAGAGCATTAATGTACATGGCAGTGTGCTATGGGTTCCGCCAACCTAGTGGGGGCCACATCCTTCATCTTTCGGATTCTCCAAGCATTG AAAACAGGGAGATGGGACTGCTTTCTACCCTATTGAAATGGAATGAAGTAGACCCACCTTCAAGAGAAGAGAAGTTGAGAAATCAAAGAATATGCAAGCTTTACCAGCACAATAGAAACCCTTTTGTTGATCATCCGGAATATGCCAATCTCATATGGAAGCAAATCATTCAAAGTCATCGACGCTTTTATCCTCCTGCGGCAAAGGTGTAG
- the LOC131166914 gene encoding uncharacterized protein LOC131166914 isoform X5, giving the protein MIGTVSIAQPVAIRFSMTASGKVLKKKLNSIIAAHQSLPYKKVWDALKILDAADVDNPEASSGVVEVYSLRVVSKLLAGKPDGWNREHLWPRSYGLTYSSFTDLHNIRPADVNVNSSRGNKYYGECPLNSTKCLKPANREASSDTETDEERWAPPVKVRGDVARALMYMAVCYGFRQPSGGHILHLSDSPSIENREMGLLSTLLKWNEVDPPSREEKLRNQRICKLYQHNRNPFVDHPEYANLIWKQIIQSHRRFYPPAAKV; this is encoded by the exons ATGATTGGTACCGTCTCCATCGCACAACCAGTTGCAATTCGATTTTCAATGACTGCATCAG GTAAAGTTCTCAAGAAAAAATTGAATTCCATCATTGCTGCTCACCAGTCCTTACCCTACAAAAAG GTATGGGATGCCCTCAAGATTCTTGATGCCGCTGATGTTGATAATCCGGAAGCTTCATCAGGGGT AGTTGAAGTTTACTCCTTAAGAGTTGTCTCAAAGCTCTTAGCAGGAAAACCAGACGGATGGAACA GGGAACATCTGTGGCCGCGCTCTTATGGTCTAACTTATTCATCCTTTACTGACTTACATAATATTCGCCCAGCAGATGTGAATG TGAATTCATCGAGGGGAAACAAGTACTATGGAGAATGCCCTCTTAACTCAACTAAATGCTTGAAGCCAGCAAACAGGGAAGCTTCTTCTGACACAGAAACAGACGAGGAGAGATGGGCACCGCCTGTGAAG GTCAGAGGAGATGTTGCAAGAGCATTAATGTACATGGCAGTGTGCTATGGGTTCCGCCAACCTAGTGGGGGCCACATCCTTCATCTTTCGGATTCTCCAAGCATTG AAAACAGGGAGATGGGACTGCTTTCTACCCTATTGAAATGGAATGAAGTAGACCCACCTTCAAGAGAAGAGAAGTTGAGAAATCAAAGAATATGCAAGCTTTACCAGCACAATAGAAACCCTTTTGTTGATCATCCGGAATATGCCAATCTCATATGGAAGCAAATCATTCAAAGTCATCGACGCTTTTATCCTCCTGCGGCAAAGGTGTAG
- the LOC131166914 gene encoding uncharacterized protein LOC131166914 isoform X4 translates to MIGTVSIAQPVAIRFSMTASDVKNYYASVDHLKGKVLKKKLNSIIAAHQSLPYKKVWDALKILDAADVDNPEASSGVVEVYSLRVVSKLLAGKPDGWNREHLWPRSYGLTYSSFTDLHNIRPADVNVNSSRGNKYYGECPLNSTKCLKPANREASSDTETDEERWAPPVKVRGDVARALMYMAVCYGFRQPSGGHILHLSDSPSIENREMGLLSTLLKWNEVDPPSREEKLRNQRICKLYQHNRNPFVDHPEYANLIWKQIIQSHRRFYPPAAKV, encoded by the exons ATGATTGGTACCGTCTCCATCGCACAACCAGTTGCAATTCGATTTTCAATGACTGCATCAG ATGTTAAGAATTACTATGCCTCTGTGGACCATTTGAAAGGTAAAGTTCTCAAGAAAAAATTGAATTCCATCATTGCTGCTCACCAGTCCTTACCCTACAAAAAG GTATGGGATGCCCTCAAGATTCTTGATGCCGCTGATGTTGATAATCCGGAAGCTTCATCAGGGGT AGTTGAAGTTTACTCCTTAAGAGTTGTCTCAAAGCTCTTAGCAGGAAAACCAGACGGATGGAACA GGGAACATCTGTGGCCGCGCTCTTATGGTCTAACTTATTCATCCTTTACTGACTTACATAATATTCGCCCAGCAGATGTGAATG TGAATTCATCGAGGGGAAACAAGTACTATGGAGAATGCCCTCTTAACTCAACTAAATGCTTGAAGCCAGCAAACAGGGAAGCTTCTTCTGACACAGAAACAGACGAGGAGAGATGGGCACCGCCTGTGAAG GTCAGAGGAGATGTTGCAAGAGCATTAATGTACATGGCAGTGTGCTATGGGTTCCGCCAACCTAGTGGGGGCCACATCCTTCATCTTTCGGATTCTCCAAGCATTG AAAACAGGGAGATGGGACTGCTTTCTACCCTATTGAAATGGAATGAAGTAGACCCACCTTCAAGAGAAGAGAAGTTGAGAAATCAAAGAATATGCAAGCTTTACCAGCACAATAGAAACCCTTTTGTTGATCATCCGGAATATGCCAATCTCATATGGAAGCAAATCATTCAAAGTCATCGACGCTTTTATCCTCCTGCGGCAAAGGTGTAG
- the LOC131166914 gene encoding uncharacterized protein LOC131166914 isoform X6 — protein sequence MIGTVSIAQPVAIRFSMTASDVKNYYASVDHLKGKVLKKKLNSIIAAHQSLPYKKVWDALKILDAADVDNPEASSGVVEVYSLRVVSKLLAGKPDGWNREHLWPRSYGLTYSSFTDLHNIRPADVNVNSSRGNKYYGECPLNSTKCLKPANREASSDTETDEERWAPPVKVRGDVARALMYMAVCYGFRQPSGGHILHLSDSPSIGRWDCFLPY from the exons ATGATTGGTACCGTCTCCATCGCACAACCAGTTGCAATTCGATTTTCAATGACTGCATCAG ATGTTAAGAATTACTATGCCTCTGTGGACCATTTGAAAGGTAAAGTTCTCAAGAAAAAATTGAATTCCATCATTGCTGCTCACCAGTCCTTACCCTACAAAAAG GTATGGGATGCCCTCAAGATTCTTGATGCCGCTGATGTTGATAATCCGGAAGCTTCATCAGGGGT AGTTGAAGTTTACTCCTTAAGAGTTGTCTCAAAGCTCTTAGCAGGAAAACCAGACGGATGGAACA GGGAACATCTGTGGCCGCGCTCTTATGGTCTAACTTATTCATCCTTTACTGACTTACATAATATTCGCCCAGCAGATGTGAATG TGAATTCATCGAGGGGAAACAAGTACTATGGAGAATGCCCTCTTAACTCAACTAAATGCTTGAAGCCAGCAAACAGGGAAGCTTCTTCTGACACAGAAACAGACGAGGAGAGATGGGCACCGCCTGTGAAG GTCAGAGGAGATGTTGCAAGAGCATTAATGTACATGGCAGTGTGCTATGGGTTCCGCCAACCTAGTGGGGGCCACATCCTTCATCTTTCGGATTCTCCAAGCATTG GGAGATGGGACTGCTTTCTACCCTATTGA
- the LOC131166914 gene encoding uncharacterized protein LOC131166914 isoform X1, producing MQSPQAIDCHLSLKKWHTEPERSRKPAVATSLCRERFNFNSSVLRTLGRKFDVKALHKLLRSNDWYRLHRTTSCNSIFNDCIRGFWNCIQLRFFNMTWRCTSRMISVYLLCFNLISEAHIYPSSPLAYACEDVKNYYASVDHLKGKVLKKKLNSIIAAHQSLPYKKVWDALKILDAADVDNPEASSGVVEVYSLRVVSKLLAGKPDGWNREHLWPRSYGLTYSSFTDLHNIRPADVNVNSSRGNKYYGECPLNSTKCLKPANREASSDTETDEERWAPPVKVRGDVARALMYMAVCYGFRQPSGGHILHLSDSPSIENREMGLLSTLLKWNEVDPPSREEKLRNQRICKLYQHNRNPFVDHPEYANLIWKQIIQSHRRFYPPAAKV from the exons ATGCAGTCGCCCCAAGCCATAGACTGCCATTTATCCTTGAAGAAGTGGCATACTGAGCCGGAGAGGAGCCGGAAGCCCGCAGTCGCCACCTCCTTGTGCCGCGAGCGGTTCAACTTCAACTCCTCTGTGTTACGAACCCTTGGCCGGAAATTCGACGTCAAAGCGCTCCACAAGCTCTTACGAAGCAATGATTGGTACCGTCTCCATCGCACAACCAGTTGCAATTCGATTTTCAATGACTGCATCAG GGGCTTTTGGAATTGCATCCAGTTAAGATTCTTTAATATGACTTGGAGATGCACTTCTCGAATGATTTCCGTTTACTTGTTAtgcttcaatcttatttctgaGGCACATATTTATCCTTCTTCTCCACTTGCATATGCTTGTGAAGATGTTAAGAATTACTATGCCTCTGTGGACCATTTGAAAGGTAAAGTTCTCAAGAAAAAATTGAATTCCATCATTGCTGCTCACCAGTCCTTACCCTACAAAAAG GTATGGGATGCCCTCAAGATTCTTGATGCCGCTGATGTTGATAATCCGGAAGCTTCATCAGGGGT AGTTGAAGTTTACTCCTTAAGAGTTGTCTCAAAGCTCTTAGCAGGAAAACCAGACGGATGGAACA GGGAACATCTGTGGCCGCGCTCTTATGGTCTAACTTATTCATCCTTTACTGACTTACATAATATTCGCCCAGCAGATGTGAATG TGAATTCATCGAGGGGAAACAAGTACTATGGAGAATGCCCTCTTAACTCAACTAAATGCTTGAAGCCAGCAAACAGGGAAGCTTCTTCTGACACAGAAACAGACGAGGAGAGATGGGCACCGCCTGTGAAG GTCAGAGGAGATGTTGCAAGAGCATTAATGTACATGGCAGTGTGCTATGGGTTCCGCCAACCTAGTGGGGGCCACATCCTTCATCTTTCGGATTCTCCAAGCATTG AAAACAGGGAGATGGGACTGCTTTCTACCCTATTGAAATGGAATGAAGTAGACCCACCTTCAAGAGAAGAGAAGTTGAGAAATCAAAGAATATGCAAGCTTTACCAGCACAATAGAAACCCTTTTGTTGATCATCCGGAATATGCCAATCTCATATGGAAGCAAATCATTCAAAGTCATCGACGCTTTTATCCTCCTGCGGCAAAGGTGTAG
- the LOC131166914 gene encoding uncharacterized protein LOC131166914 isoform X2, with amino-acid sequence MQSPQAIDCHLSLKKWHTEPERSRKPAVATSLCRERFNFNSSVLRTLGRKFDVKALHKLLRSNDWYRLHRTTSCNSIFNDCIRGFWNCIQLRFFNMTWRCTSRMISVYLLCFNLISEAHIYPSSPLAYACEDVKNYYASVDHLKGKVLKKKLNSIIAAHQSLPYKKVWDALKILDAADVDNPEASSGVVEVYSLRVVSKLLAGKPDGWNREHLWPRSYGLTYSSFTDLHNIRPADVNVNSSRGNKYYGECPLNSTKCLKPANREASSDTETDEERWAPPVKVRGDVARALMYMAVCYGFRQPSGGHILHLSDSPSIGRWDCFLPY; translated from the exons ATGCAGTCGCCCCAAGCCATAGACTGCCATTTATCCTTGAAGAAGTGGCATACTGAGCCGGAGAGGAGCCGGAAGCCCGCAGTCGCCACCTCCTTGTGCCGCGAGCGGTTCAACTTCAACTCCTCTGTGTTACGAACCCTTGGCCGGAAATTCGACGTCAAAGCGCTCCACAAGCTCTTACGAAGCAATGATTGGTACCGTCTCCATCGCACAACCAGTTGCAATTCGATTTTCAATGACTGCATCAG GGGCTTTTGGAATTGCATCCAGTTAAGATTCTTTAATATGACTTGGAGATGCACTTCTCGAATGATTTCCGTTTACTTGTTAtgcttcaatcttatttctgaGGCACATATTTATCCTTCTTCTCCACTTGCATATGCTTGTGAAGATGTTAAGAATTACTATGCCTCTGTGGACCATTTGAAAGGTAAAGTTCTCAAGAAAAAATTGAATTCCATCATTGCTGCTCACCAGTCCTTACCCTACAAAAAG GTATGGGATGCCCTCAAGATTCTTGATGCCGCTGATGTTGATAATCCGGAAGCTTCATCAGGGGT AGTTGAAGTTTACTCCTTAAGAGTTGTCTCAAAGCTCTTAGCAGGAAAACCAGACGGATGGAACA GGGAACATCTGTGGCCGCGCTCTTATGGTCTAACTTATTCATCCTTTACTGACTTACATAATATTCGCCCAGCAGATGTGAATG TGAATTCATCGAGGGGAAACAAGTACTATGGAGAATGCCCTCTTAACTCAACTAAATGCTTGAAGCCAGCAAACAGGGAAGCTTCTTCTGACACAGAAACAGACGAGGAGAGATGGGCACCGCCTGTGAAG GTCAGAGGAGATGTTGCAAGAGCATTAATGTACATGGCAGTGTGCTATGGGTTCCGCCAACCTAGTGGGGGCCACATCCTTCATCTTTCGGATTCTCCAAGCATTG GGAGATGGGACTGCTTTCTACCCTATTGA